One genomic segment of Capricornis sumatraensis isolate serow.1 chromosome X, serow.2, whole genome shotgun sequence includes these proteins:
- the SLC38A5 gene encoding sodium-coupled neutral amino acid transporter 5 isoform X1: protein MELQDPKMNGALPGSAVDCRQEHEGFLPSHSPSPGRKPAQFMDFEGKTSFGMSVFNLSNAIMGSGILGLAYAMAHTGILLFLALLLCIALLSSYSIHLLLTCAGVVGIRAYEQLGQRALGPAGKVVVAAVICLHNVGAMSSYLFIIKSELPLVIATFLDMDPEGDWFLKGNLLIIIVSVLIILPLALMRHLGYLGYTSGLSLTCMLFFLISVIYKKFQLGCTVGHNETAVESKSSPSLPIQGLNTSCEAQMFTADSQMFYTVPIMAFAFVCHPEVLPIYTELCRPSKRRMQAVANVSIGAMFCMYGLTATFGYLTFYSSVEAEMLHMYSQHDLLILCVRLAVLLAVTLTVPVVLFPIRRALQQLLFPSKAFSWPRHVAIALILLVLVNVLVICVPTIRDIFGVIGSTSAPSLIFILPSIFYLRIVPSEVEPLYSWPKIQALCFGVLGVLFMAISLGFMFANWATGQSHVSGH, encoded by the exons ATGGAACTGCAGGATCCAAAGATGAACGGAGCCCTCCCTGGAAGTGCTGTGGA CTGCAGGCAGGAGCATGAGGGCTTCCTGCCCAGCCATAGTCCTTCTCCTGGGAGGAAACCGGCCCAGTTCATGGAT TTCGAGGGGAAGACATCGTTTGGAATGTCAGTGTTCAACCTCAGCAACGCCATCATGGGCAGCGGCATCCTGGGGCTGGCCTATGCCATGGCCCACACGGGGATCCTCCTCTTCCT ggctttgttgctgtgcatcGCTCTTCTGTCTTCGTACTCCATCCATCTCCTGCTGACCTGTGCTGGTGTTGTAG gcatCCGAGCCTATGAACAGCTGGGACAGAGGGCACTGGGGCCTGCGGGGAAAGTAGTGGTGGCGGCGGTCATCTGTCTGCACAATGTTGGGG CCATGTCCAGTTACCTGTTCATCATCAAATCCGAACTTCCCCTGGTTATCGCCACTTTCCTGGACATGGACCCTGAGGG GGACTGGTTCTTGAAGGGAAACCTCCTTATCATCATTGTCAGTGTTTTAATCATCCTGCCACTGGCCCTCATGAGACACTTGG GCTACCTGGGATATACCAGTGGTCTCTCTCTGACCTGTATGCTGTTTTTCCTCATTTCG gtcaTCTATAAGAAGTTCCAGCTTGGCTGCACTGTAGGCCACAATGAAACAGCAGTGGAGAGCAAGAGCTCCCCAAGCCTTCCCATCCAGGGGCTCAACACAAGCTGTGAGGCCCAGATGTTCACAGCTGACTCACAG ATGTTCTACACAGTGCCCATTATGGCTTTTGCCTTTGTCTGCCACCCTGAAGTGCTGCCCATCTACACAGAACTCTGCCG GCCCTCCAAGCGCAGAATGCAGGCTGTGGCCAACGTGTCCATTGGGGCCATGTTCTGCATGTATGGGCTCACGGCGACCTTTGGATACCTCACCTTCTACA GCAGCGTGGAGGCGGAGATGCTGCACATGTACAGCCAGCATGACCTGCTCATCCTCTGTGTGCGTCTAGCGGTGCTGCTCGCTGTGACTCTCACGGTGCCAGTCGTGCTGTTCCCT ATCCGCCGGGCTCTGCAGCAGCTACTTTTTCCAAGCAAGGCCTTCAGCTGGCCACGCCATGTGGCCATAGCACTGATCCTGCTTGTCTTGGTCAATGTTCTCGTCATCTGTGTGCCAACCATCCGGGATATTTTTGGGGTTATCG GGTCTACCTCAGCCCCCAGCCTCATTTTCATCCTTCCCAGCATTTTCTACCTCCGCATTGTGCCCTCTGAGGTGGAGCCCCTCTACTCCTGGCCCAAGATCCAG GCTCTGTGTTTTGGTGTCTTGGGGGTCCTCTTCATGGCGATCAGCCTAGGTTTCATGTTTGCCAACTGGGCCACAGGCCAGAGCCATGTATCTGGACACTGA
- the SLC38A5 gene encoding sodium-coupled neutral amino acid transporter 5 isoform X2: MAISSAEGMELQDPKMNGALPGSAVEQEHEGFLPSHSPSPGRKPAQFMDFEGKTSFGMSVFNLSNAIMGSGILGLAYAMAHTGILLFLALLLCIALLSSYSIHLLLTCAGVVGIRAYEQLGQRALGPAGKVVVAAVICLHNVGAMSSYLFIIKSELPLVIATFLDMDPEGDWFLKGNLLIIIVSVLIILPLALMRHLGYLGYTSGLSLTCMLFFLISVIYKKFQLGCTVGHNETAVESKSSPSLPIQGLNTSCEAQMFTADSQMFYTVPIMAFAFVCHPEVLPIYTELCRPSKRRMQAVANVSIGAMFCMYGLTATFGYLTFYSSVEAEMLHMYSQHDLLILCVRLAVLLAVTLTVPVVLFPIRRALQQLLFPSKAFSWPRHVAIALILLVLVNVLVICVPTIRDIFGVIGSTSAPSLIFILPSIFYLRIVPSEVEPLYSWPKIQALCFGVLGVLFMAISLGFMFANWATGQSHVSGH; encoded by the exons ATGGCTATCTCGTCTGCTGAGGG GATGGAACTGCAGGATCCAAAGATGAACGGAGCCCTCCCTGGAAGTGCTGTGGA GCAGGAGCATGAGGGCTTCCTGCCCAGCCATAGTCCTTCTCCTGGGAGGAAACCGGCCCAGTTCATGGAT TTCGAGGGGAAGACATCGTTTGGAATGTCAGTGTTCAACCTCAGCAACGCCATCATGGGCAGCGGCATCCTGGGGCTGGCCTATGCCATGGCCCACACGGGGATCCTCCTCTTCCT ggctttgttgctgtgcatcGCTCTTCTGTCTTCGTACTCCATCCATCTCCTGCTGACCTGTGCTGGTGTTGTAG gcatCCGAGCCTATGAACAGCTGGGACAGAGGGCACTGGGGCCTGCGGGGAAAGTAGTGGTGGCGGCGGTCATCTGTCTGCACAATGTTGGGG CCATGTCCAGTTACCTGTTCATCATCAAATCCGAACTTCCCCTGGTTATCGCCACTTTCCTGGACATGGACCCTGAGGG GGACTGGTTCTTGAAGGGAAACCTCCTTATCATCATTGTCAGTGTTTTAATCATCCTGCCACTGGCCCTCATGAGACACTTGG GCTACCTGGGATATACCAGTGGTCTCTCTCTGACCTGTATGCTGTTTTTCCTCATTTCG gtcaTCTATAAGAAGTTCCAGCTTGGCTGCACTGTAGGCCACAATGAAACAGCAGTGGAGAGCAAGAGCTCCCCAAGCCTTCCCATCCAGGGGCTCAACACAAGCTGTGAGGCCCAGATGTTCACAGCTGACTCACAG ATGTTCTACACAGTGCCCATTATGGCTTTTGCCTTTGTCTGCCACCCTGAAGTGCTGCCCATCTACACAGAACTCTGCCG GCCCTCCAAGCGCAGAATGCAGGCTGTGGCCAACGTGTCCATTGGGGCCATGTTCTGCATGTATGGGCTCACGGCGACCTTTGGATACCTCACCTTCTACA GCAGCGTGGAGGCGGAGATGCTGCACATGTACAGCCAGCATGACCTGCTCATCCTCTGTGTGCGTCTAGCGGTGCTGCTCGCTGTGACTCTCACGGTGCCAGTCGTGCTGTTCCCT ATCCGCCGGGCTCTGCAGCAGCTACTTTTTCCAAGCAAGGCCTTCAGCTGGCCACGCCATGTGGCCATAGCACTGATCCTGCTTGTCTTGGTCAATGTTCTCGTCATCTGTGTGCCAACCATCCGGGATATTTTTGGGGTTATCG GGTCTACCTCAGCCCCCAGCCTCATTTTCATCCTTCCCAGCATTTTCTACCTCCGCATTGTGCCCTCTGAGGTGGAGCCCCTCTACTCCTGGCCCAAGATCCAG GCTCTGTGTTTTGGTGTCTTGGGGGTCCTCTTCATGGCGATCAGCCTAGGTTTCATGTTTGCCAACTGGGCCACAGGCCAGAGCCATGTATCTGGACACTGA